The Anabrus simplex isolate iqAnaSimp1 chromosome 1, ASM4041472v1, whole genome shotgun sequence genome window below encodes:
- the LOC136886686 gene encoding endoplasmic reticulum membrane-associated RNA degradation protein: MGTKITDGSFLSQTVKCMLVDIGQECHYKEIDCKHSFLTENGTFDWDNIAPLFGEITDDFKIQNQSKNWFAITVRKLWSVFHEGHQFLLCSDIHSQDLLWNLCAWTGKEQELKKQYELFVTKCITATETSLFLTALLERSLGNVFLLNGSRVPSLLRDLLETPELSAVIGYVPIIFLQILMGTPSALNLRNIVWHGFPRPDEIHPELVSTLFLVAASVGEILNSRSISLDLIPSRTQTHFKPELFAGCFPVLSDQCTEVLNILDQSCYITSSHHSYWENGLKHFSNCRYGYCLQLLLPQLEHLLRCVFCSVNDCPNRMLTAESTTLYTTLNEIMAEQVSVCNEVRENRIRKILGDTILEMLQDLFVHQAGPRIRDKIGHGECDLYDIPKHLVNHVICVVLVIVLKLREVNLSGCDHPLHEHLNYCDSGGSVELLEHKIIHSYKTYFSLYHPSSLLKKSIVTEMQCLDEWKKYPRHLLDSKERSDVIHDVNENLLHLLNIIEKSVGDFVFAIDTTSQSICKHVSSVKIHTIFRPKVESEIISILRHIIDNIHVISSQVNQQLLEKFLSYSQHKMRSRNRETYQRMLETIPLLERTILCVILIVSIWLHKINHVSDMPHDRYTHCLKFLKKILQFVENVAIYSKQDKNRWYETGLLARKFCHDLIQALNTHFYLLKQIYQ, from the coding sequence ATGGGGACTAAGATTACAGACGGTAGTTTTCTTTCTCAAACTGTGAAATGCATGTTAGTGGATATTGGACAAGAATGTCATTATAAAGAGATTGATTGTAAACATTCATTCTTAACTGAGAATGGAACTTTTGATTGGGACAACATAGCTCCTTTATTTGGTGAAATAACTGATGATTTTAAAATTCAGAACCAGTCAAAGAACTGGTTTGCAATTACAGTGCGGAAGCTGTGGAGTGTATTTCATGAAGGTCACCAATTTCTTCTGTGCTCAGATATACATTCTCAAGATTTGTTGTGGAATCTCTGTGCTTGGACAGGAAAGGAGCAAGAATTAAAGAAACAATATGAATTGTTCGTGACTAAATGTATAACAGCCACTGAAACATCATTATTTCTCACAGCATTGCTAGAGAGATCACTTggaaatgtatttttattaaatGGAAGTCGGGTACCCTCACTGTTAAGAGATTTGTTGGAAACACCTGAACTTTCAGCAGTTATAGGATATGTTCCTATTATTTTTTTGCAAATTCTGATGGGTACACCATCAGCATTAAATCTTCGAAATATTGTTTGGCATGGCTTCCCCCGTCCAGATGAAATTCATCCTGAGCTAGTGTCTACTCTGTTCCTTGTTGCAGCTTCTGTGGGTGAAATACTGAACTCTCGGAGTATCTCTCTGGATTTGATACCTAGTAGAACACAAACACATTTCAAACCTGAATTGTTTGCAGGATGTTTTCCTGTTTTAAGTGATCAGTGTACTGAAGTTCTAAACATTCTTGACCAGTCCTGTTATATCACTTCTTCCCATCATTCATATTGGGAAAATGGATTGAAACATTTCAGCAACTGCAGATATGGTTACTGCCTGCAACTGCTGTTGCCCCAGTTAGAACACTTGTTACGATGTGTATTTTGCTCTGTCAATGATTGTCCTAATAGAATGCTTACTGCGGAATCAACTACGCTTTACACTACTCTCAACGAAATTATGGCAGAACAAGTATCTGTTTGTAATGAAGTTAGGGAAAATAGAATTAGAAAGATTTTAGGGGATACTATACTTGAAATGTTGCAAGATTTATTTGTACATCAGGCAGGACCTAGAATAAGAGATAAAATTGGTCATGGTGAATGTGATTTATATGATATTCCTAAACATTTGGTAAATCATGTTATTTGTGTTGTCTTGGTTATTGTATTGAAGTTAAGAGAAGTGAATTTGTCTGGATGTGATCATCCATTGCACGAACATTTAAATTATTGTGATAGTGGTGGAAGTGTTGAACTATTAGAACATAAGATAATTCACTCTTACAAAACATACTTTTCACTGTATCATCCTAGTTCTTTGCTGAAGAAAAGTATTGTAACAGAAATGCAGTGTCTGGATGAATGGAAAAAATATCCAAGGCACTTGCTTGATAGCAAAGAACGAAGTGATGTGATACATGATGTTAATGAGAATCTTCTCCATCTCCTCAACATAATAGAGAAGTCAGTGGGAGATTTTGTTTTTGCAATAGATACCACTTCACAGAGCATCTGCAAGCATGTATCATCAGTGAAAATTCATACCATTTTTAGACCAAAAGTAGAAAGTGAAATTATTTCTATTTTGAGACACATAATTGATAATATTCACGTAATATCTTCACAAGTAAACCAACAGCTTCTTGAAAAATTCTTGAGTTATTCACAACATAAAATGAGATCTCGGAATAGGGAAACTTACCAACGAATGTTGGAGACTATTCCTCTCCTTGAGAGGACAATCTTGTGTGTGATCCTCATTGTAAGTATTTGGCTGCACAAAATTAATCATGTGAGTGATATGCCTCATGATAGGTACACTCACTGTCTAAAATTCCTGAAGAAAATTCTCCAGTTTGTGGAAAATGTGGCAATATACTCAAAGCAGGACAAAAACAGGTGGTATGAGACAGGTTTGCTCGCTAGAAAGTTTTGTCACGATTTGATTCAAGCACTAAACACACATTTTTACCTTCTGAAGCAAATATACCAGTAA